A window from Opitutia bacterium ISCC 52 encodes these proteins:
- the hisD gene encoding histidinol dehydrogenase: MPRFKYGTPSFFKRLAAFAEDAAGSSKVEAIVADIIGDIQKRGDKAVFAITERLDGAKLNPRTLKVSESELKAGESSLSAKDRTALKESIRCVKAYNRESLPKNWSKKNPHGATVGERYYPIQRVGLYVPGGSVPLVSTVIMTATLAKIAKVPQICVCTPPNKEGGIAPAMAGVLSLCGIKEVYKIGGAQAVAAMAFGTKSVTPVDKIYGPGNAFVNEAKRQLFGRVGIDLLPGPSEVMVIADSSAKPSFVAADLLAQAEHGSGKEKVYLVSSSKKLIEAALSSITSQLPSLSHKEAISRVLKKNFAIVEVPNLNAAIDVANFIAPEHMELQVDSSRIASMTQRITTAGAILQGHYSATALGDFTAGPSHELPTGRVGRYLSGLTVSDFFRRSSVVRYEQSHVKKAANTIEVFARLEKLDAHGRSVSIRAK, translated from the coding sequence ATGCCTAGATTCAAGTATGGTACACCCAGCTTTTTTAAACGGCTGGCTGCGTTCGCTGAAGATGCTGCTGGATCCTCGAAAGTTGAGGCCATTGTTGCTGATATTATTGGAGATATCCAAAAGCGAGGTGACAAAGCCGTCTTCGCCATAACAGAGCGATTGGACGGGGCGAAATTGAATCCTCGTACCTTGAAAGTTTCGGAGTCCGAGTTGAAGGCTGGCGAAAGCAGTCTTTCCGCTAAGGACCGCACGGCACTCAAAGAATCCATTCGTTGTGTTAAGGCTTACAACCGTGAGTCCCTGCCAAAGAATTGGTCCAAGAAAAATCCGCATGGAGCGACGGTAGGGGAGCGTTATTACCCTATTCAACGAGTGGGGCTTTATGTGCCTGGTGGAAGTGTGCCACTTGTTTCCACTGTTATCATGACAGCCACTTTGGCCAAAATCGCCAAGGTCCCGCAAATTTGTGTGTGTACGCCTCCTAATAAAGAGGGCGGTATTGCCCCCGCCATGGCAGGAGTACTTTCTCTTTGTGGGATCAAAGAAGTTTACAAGATTGGTGGCGCTCAAGCGGTCGCCGCCATGGCGTTTGGCACAAAAAGCGTCACTCCTGTCGACAAAATTTATGGCCCTGGAAATGCATTCGTAAACGAAGCTAAACGGCAACTCTTTGGACGAGTCGGTATTGATCTTCTACCAGGACCCAGTGAGGTGATGGTCATTGCGGACTCATCTGCAAAGCCGTCCTTTGTCGCAGCAGATCTTCTAGCACAAGCTGAGCATGGGTCAGGTAAGGAGAAGGTCTATCTAGTTTCTTCTTCAAAGAAGCTGATCGAAGCGGCCTTGAGTTCGATTACGTCTCAACTTCCATCACTGTCACACAAGGAGGCAATTAGTCGTGTGCTGAAAAAGAATTTTGCGATTGTTGAAGTGCCTAATCTGAATGCCGCGATCGACGTTGCTAACTTTATTGCTCCTGAACACATGGAGCTACAGGTCGACTCCTCACGGATAGCGTCCATGACTCAACGGATCACAACTGCAGGTGCTATTCTTCAAGGACATTACTCAGCTACAGCATTGGGCGACTTTACTGCCGGTCCAAGCCACGAATTGCCGACTGGCAGGGTGGGGCGCTATTTAAGCGGTCTGACTGTAAGTGACTTCTTTCGAAGAAGTAGTGTCGTGCGTTACGAGCAGAGTCATGTGAAGAAAGCCGCAAACACTATTGAGGTATTTGCGCGTTTAGAAAAACTCGACGCCCACGGCAGATCTGTATCTATTCGGGCAAAGTAA
- the rplQ gene encoding 50S ribosomal protein L17, producing the protein MRHLKHRHELGVKKAHRPALMANLALALIKEGRIKTTLAKAKALRPFIEKIITLAKNGTLADRRLAASRLRNKEAVQLLFNEKVEEFKDRQGGYTRIYKIGTRVGDAAEMALIELIPAADEGYGKKRKKKAKKTAKKAAEEKAVEEVAEEVVAEEPAAEVEETPAAEAEEAPEAKAEAEEALAAEEDAADEEEETKK; encoded by the coding sequence ATGCGCCATTTAAAACACAGACACGAATTAGGGGTAAAGAAGGCCCATCGCCCGGCCCTCATGGCCAACCTGGCTCTCGCTCTTATTAAAGAAGGTCGTATCAAGACGACTTTGGCGAAGGCCAAGGCTCTACGTCCTTTTATTGAAAAGATCATTACCTTAGCTAAAAACGGAACACTCGCTGATCGTCGTTTGGCTGCTTCCCGTCTTCGAAATAAAGAAGCGGTTCAACTTCTCTTCAATGAGAAGGTTGAAGAATTCAAAGACCGCCAAGGTGGTTACACACGTATCTATAAGATTGGTACACGTGTAGGTGATGCTGCTGAAATGGCATTGATCGAATTGATTCCTGCTGCAGACGAAGGTTACGGCAAGAAGAGAAAAAAGAAGGCCAAAAAGACTGCCAAGAAAGCTGCTGAAGAAAAAGCAGTAGAAGAAGTGGCAGAGGAAGTTGTTGCTGAAGAGCCAGCTGCCGAAGTGGAGGAAACACCCGCTGCGGAAGCTGAAGAAGCTCCTGAAGCAAAAGCCGAGGCTGAAGAAGCACTTGCCGCTGAAGAAGACGCGGCTGACGAGGAGGAAGAAACCAAGAAGTAA
- the hisC gene encoding histidinol-phosphate transaminase → MKSNPSLSDRALAHVQALHAYVPGKQPQDADWIKLNTNENPYPPSPRVAEAIAKEAGDPLRKYPNPICATLREELAQHFHLPSGDWAFVGNGSDEILNLLIRSFCDEEKSAGYMVPSYSLYPVLLAIQNAKQVSVGFDSSMTLPVEEVANCGANLFFLTSPNAPTGVGFTTDTIRSLAEQYDGILVVDEAYGAFAEETAISLVEEFPNLCVTRTFSKSHSLAGMRVGYLLGNPELIDLLDKVRDSYNVNRISQVAGLAALSDVEYYDGLTGKIKDTRDRCQKRWEGLGWFSYPSQANLIFTQPVNSRGETGPEVAKSLFDFLFGEKILVRYFGNDTRTDSFLRISVGSESEMETLNDTIDQWLKNA, encoded by the coding sequence ATGAAATCGAATCCGTCATTATCCGACCGGGCGCTTGCGCATGTGCAGGCGTTGCACGCCTACGTACCCGGAAAACAACCACAGGATGCGGATTGGATCAAACTGAACACCAATGAGAACCCCTATCCGCCGAGCCCGCGTGTCGCTGAAGCGATTGCGAAGGAAGCTGGGGATCCATTGCGTAAGTATCCGAATCCAATCTGCGCCACCTTACGCGAGGAGTTGGCACAGCATTTCCATCTCCCCAGTGGGGATTGGGCATTCGTAGGAAATGGATCTGATGAAATTCTGAATCTCTTGATTCGTAGCTTCTGCGATGAAGAAAAAAGCGCCGGATACATGGTGCCGAGCTATTCTCTCTACCCTGTTTTGCTGGCCATTCAAAATGCGAAACAAGTTTCGGTGGGCTTTGACTCTAGCATGACCTTGCCAGTGGAGGAGGTCGCTAACTGCGGGGCCAATCTGTTTTTCCTGACTTCACCCAATGCACCTACTGGAGTTGGATTCACCACCGACACTATTCGGAGCTTAGCCGAGCAATATGATGGAATCTTGGTTGTGGATGAAGCTTATGGGGCTTTCGCCGAAGAAACGGCAATTTCCCTCGTGGAAGAATTCCCCAACCTTTGCGTAACGCGGACTTTCTCCAAATCGCACAGCCTGGCTGGAATGCGGGTGGGATATCTTTTGGGGAATCCTGAGCTCATCGACCTTCTCGATAAGGTGCGTGACAGTTACAACGTTAATCGGATCTCCCAGGTCGCTGGATTGGCTGCCCTTTCCGATGTCGAATATTACGATGGATTGACCGGGAAAATCAAAGATACTCGGGACCGTTGCCAAAAGCGGTGGGAAGGCCTCGGCTGGTTTTCTTACCCGTCTCAGGCCAACCTGATTTTTACACAACCTGTAAATTCTCGAGGGGAAACGGGTCCAGAGGTTGCAAAATCCCTGTTTGACTTTCTCTTCGGGGAGAAAATTCTCGTACGATATTTCGGAAACGATACTCGAACCGATTCTTTCCTAAGAATCAGCGTGGGCTCAGAATCCGAGATGGAAACTCTAAATGATACAATCGACCAATGGCTGAAAAACGCATAG
- the guaA gene encoding glutamine-hydrolyzing GMP synthase, whose amino-acid sequence MAEVVAVLDFGSQYTQVIARRLRECQVYSKVLPFSTSAEELKKEGIKGVILSGGPSSVFADNAPHPDNAIFDLGVPVLGICYGIQLLGYLLGGKAEHSEEREYGKGTLNITGESPLFNGVNKSIQVWNSHGDKLTVLPEGFKPVATTENSDFAAIQDIDRQFFGLQFHPEVFHTEQGTDIIRNFVFDICKCEGDWTMESYIESSISSIRETVGDKKVILGLSGGVDSSVAAKLIHDAIGSQLTCVFVDNGLLRKDEREAVAKLYGDHFQINLVVADSADLFLERLAGVTDPEQKRKIIGNTFIDVFEDEVENIGTVDFLAQGTIYPDIIESVPIDGNPASLIKSHHNVGGLPERMKLKILEPLNQLFKDEVRLLGKSLGLPDSVVWRQPFPGPGLAVRVLGDITEDKLVVLREADAILLEEMKAADLYYKVWQSFAVFLPVRTVGVMGDERTYDNVIALRIVESVDAMTADWAKLDHDLLAKISNRIINEVKGVNRVVLDISSKPPSTIEWE is encoded by the coding sequence ATGGCCGAAGTAGTAGCCGTTCTTGATTTTGGTTCCCAATATACACAAGTCATCGCCCGACGATTGAGAGAGTGTCAGGTATATTCGAAGGTGTTGCCTTTCTCAACTTCAGCAGAGGAGTTAAAAAAAGAGGGGATAAAGGGTGTCATTTTATCCGGGGGTCCTTCTTCCGTTTTTGCGGATAATGCTCCGCATCCGGATAACGCTATCTTCGACTTAGGAGTTCCCGTTTTGGGAATCTGTTATGGGATCCAGTTGCTAGGATATCTGCTTGGCGGAAAGGCTGAGCACAGCGAAGAGCGAGAATATGGGAAAGGTACTTTGAATATCACAGGCGAGAGTCCGCTCTTTAATGGGGTCAATAAATCCATACAGGTTTGGAACTCCCACGGTGACAAGCTGACGGTGCTGCCTGAAGGATTCAAACCCGTTGCCACCACCGAAAACAGCGATTTCGCAGCCATTCAGGACATTGATCGGCAATTCTTCGGTCTTCAATTTCATCCGGAAGTTTTTCACACCGAGCAAGGGACTGACATTATCCGGAATTTTGTTTTCGATATCTGTAAGTGTGAAGGGGACTGGACGATGGAAAGCTACATCGAAAGTTCTATTTCGAGTATTCGTGAGACTGTGGGAGACAAGAAGGTTATCTTGGGACTTAGCGGTGGTGTTGATAGTTCGGTTGCCGCGAAACTGATTCATGACGCAATCGGATCCCAACTAACTTGTGTGTTTGTGGACAACGGGTTGCTTCGTAAAGATGAGCGCGAGGCGGTTGCGAAGCTCTACGGAGATCATTTCCAAATTAACCTGGTCGTCGCTGATTCCGCTGATTTGTTCCTTGAGCGCTTGGCGGGTGTGACTGACCCGGAGCAAAAACGGAAGATCATCGGCAATACCTTCATTGATGTATTCGAGGACGAGGTAGAGAATATCGGTACCGTTGATTTCCTGGCTCAGGGAACTATTTATCCCGATATCATTGAGAGTGTTCCCATTGATGGAAATCCAGCTTCGCTGATTAAAAGTCACCACAATGTGGGCGGCCTGCCGGAGCGGATGAAGTTGAAGATCTTAGAGCCGCTGAACCAACTATTTAAAGATGAAGTTCGGCTACTCGGTAAGAGTCTTGGATTGCCTGACAGCGTGGTTTGGCGGCAACCATTTCCTGGGCCCGGCCTCGCAGTCCGCGTTTTAGGAGACATTACTGAAGATAAGTTGGTCGTTCTGCGAGAAGCAGATGCTATCTTACTCGAAGAGATGAAAGCTGCGGATCTTTACTACAAAGTGTGGCAATCCTTTGCTGTTTTTCTACCTGTGCGAACGGTTGGAGTTATGGGTGATGAAAGAACCTACGACAACGTCATCGCGCTGAGAATAGTGGAAAGTGTGGATGCCATGACTGCTGATTGGGCTAAGTTGGATCACGACTTATTGGCCAAGATCTCCAACCGCATCATAAATGAGGTCAAAGGGGTGAACCGAGTGGTCCTCGATATTAGCTCTAAGCCCCCTAGCACGATCGAGTGGGAATAG